The following proteins are encoded in a genomic region of Primulina huaijiensis isolate GDHJ02 chromosome 3, ASM1229523v2, whole genome shotgun sequence:
- the LOC140972760 gene encoding subtilisin-like protease SBT4.14 isoform X1 — MHFLLLLIFTFTCLLPANGNVQKFLQDFYIVFLKDHHPVTTGRSILDTHLNVLSSIKESEQDASESLVYSYTRSLNAFAAKLSEDEARKLSGMDEVVSVIPNQYRKLHTTKSWELLGLTSDSKRNLEVESDVIVGLLDTGITPQSESFKDDGLGPPPAKWKGSCKHFANFSGCNNKLIGAKYFKLDKKHNPKDILSPVDVDGHGTHTSSTLAGRLVPNANVFGLGKGTARGGVPSARVAIYKVCWANSGCADMDILAAFDAAISDGVDIISISIGGLSKRYTLDSIAVGAFYAMRKGILTVASAGNDGPMFASVANHAPWILTVAASGIGRQLRSKVVLGNGLTVSGIGVNTFEPTKNSYPLASGVDLSKNSETKELSRYCLENTMDPKKVKGKIVYCKLAAWGADSVIKSLGGIGTVIESDLFQDVAQIYMAPATMVNTTIGKQINDYMHSTKSASAVIFKSEVVEIHSPFTASFSSRGPNPGSQHLLKPDIAAPGIDILASYTPLNSLTGLKGDTQHSKFTFMSGTSMSCPHVGGAAAYVKSFHPDWSPAAIKSAIMTTATEMSSRVDKDAEFAYGSGQLNPTRARSPGLIYDLDEISYIQFLCHEGFTESELGTLLDQGPINCSKLIPANGVDALNYPTMQLPLKNDHDTTIGVFHRRVTNVGHPVSVYNVTVKAPPMVEILVKPMSLSFTRALQKRSFKVVVKVKPTPDAVFGPGSLTWRSFHHSVRSPIVISNRLVTGTASKL, encoded by the exons ATGCATTTTCTTTTACTTCTGATCTTTACCTTTACATGTCTTTTACCAGCAAATGGGAATGTGCAGAAG TTTTTGCAGGACTTCTACATCGTTTTCTTGAAAGACCATCATCCAGTGACGACTGGAAGATCGATTCTTGATACACATCTTAATGTCCTCTCGTCCATAAAGGAAAG TGAACAAGATGCTTCGGAGTCTCTGGTGTATAGTTACACTAGAAGTTTAAATGCATTTGCAGCTAAACTTTCTGAAGATGAAGCCAGGAAGTTGTCCG GTATGGATGAAGTAGTTTCGGTAATTCCAAACCAATACCGGAAACTACACACCACCAAATCATGGGAATTGCTAGGACTAACCTCAGATTCGAAAAGGAACTTAGAAGTTGAGAGCGATGTCATAGTAGGCCTACTAGATACAG GAATCACCCCGCAATCTGAGAGCTTTAAGGATGATGGTCTTGGCCCTCCACCAGCAAAATGGAAAGGAAGTTGTAAACACTTTGCAAATTTTTCAGGATGTAACAA CAAACTTATTGGAGCGAAGTATTTCAAGCTAGATAAAAAACACAATCCCAAAGATATATTGTCACCTGTAGACGTAGATGGCCACGGCACACATACGTCATCAACTCTGGCAGGACGTCTCGTTCCAAATGCTAACGTTTTTGGGCTAGGAAAAGGCACCGCGCGTGGGGGGGTGCCTTCTGCTCGAGTGGCTATTTACAAAGTTTGTTGGGCGAATTCGGGATGTGCAGATATGGACATTCTGGCTGCATTTGATGCTGCTATTAGTGATGGAGTAGACATTATTTCCATCTCGATAGGAGGGCTATCAAAACGTTACACACTGGATTCTATAGCAGTTGGCGCGTTTTATGCCATGAGGAAAGGAATTCTTACTGTGGCTTCGGCTGGGAATGATGGACCGATGTTTGCCAGTGTTGCGAATCATGCTCCTTGGATCCTAACAGTGGCTGCTAGTGGGATCGGTCGACAGTTGAGGAGCAAAGTAGTACTAGGAAATGGCCTGACTGTATCA GGAATCGGGGTAAACACGTTTGAACCTACAAAAAATTCGTATCCTCTTGCGAGTGGGGTCGATTTGTCTAAGAATTCCGAAACTAAAGAACTGTCAAGGTACTGTCTCGAAAATACAATGGATCCGAAAAAGGTAAAAGGAAAGATCGTTTATTGTAAGCTAGCAGCTTGGGGTGCTGACTCTGTGATCAAAAGTTTGGGAGGGATTGGAACAGTGATCGAGAGTGACTTGTTTCAGGACGTGGCACAAATCTACATGGCTCCAGCAACTATGGTGAATACGACCATAGGGAAGCAGATCAACGACTATATGCATTCGacaaa ATCAGCATCTGCCGTTATATTCAAATCGGAGGTAGTTGAAATCCATTCTCCTTTCACGGCTTCATTTTCTTCCAGGGGTCCAAATCCTGGCTCACAACACCTTCTCAAG CCTGATATTGCTGCTCCTGGAATCGACATCCTAGCATCATACACTCCATTGAATTCGCTAACCGGATTGAAAGGTGACACCCAACACTCGAAGTTCACCTTCATGTCAGGTACCTCAATGTCCTGTCCACACGTCGGTGGTGCAGCTGCCTATGTGAAGTCGTTTCACCCTGACTGGTCCCCAGCAGCAATTAAATCTGCCATCATGACAACAG CAACAGAAATGAGTTCTAGAGTAGATAAAGATGCAGAATTCGCATATGGGTCAGGGCAGCTTAATCCCACCCGAGCAAGATCCCCTGGACTAATATACGACTTGGATGAAATCTCATACATTCAGTTTCTATGTCACGAAGGCTTCACGGAGTCAGAGTTAGGGACTTTACTCGATCAGGGACCGATAAATTGTTCAAAACTGATTCCAGCAAATGGGGTAGATGCTCTAAATTATCCCACCATGCAACTTCCATTGAAGAACGATCATGATACAACGATAGGCGTTTTCCATAGGAGGGTCACCAACGTTGGGCACCCTGTTTCTGTGTATAATGTCACAGTAAAGGCTCCACCAATGGTGGAGATACTAGTGAAACCGATGAGTCTGTCGTTCACTCGAGCGCTGCAGAAACGAAGTTTCAAAGTGGTAGTGAAAGTGAAACCGACGCCCGATGCTGTGTTTGGACCAGGTTCACTTACATGGAGAAGCTTTCATCACAGTGTGAGGAGTCCCATTGTCATTTCTAATAGACTAGTAACAGGCACTGCCTCCAAATTATGA
- the LOC140973518 gene encoding uncharacterized protein, producing the protein MAGVMQPASFSDMKCDIPELKGDNYKIWKERILLQLGWMDIDYAIRKDEPSAITENSIPDDVDLYEKWERSNRLCVMFIKTKISAGMRGSVDQHNNVKELLKAIDEQFQSSDKALASTLIMEFSSLRLTSVRGVREHIMKMRDIAARLKTLEVEMSETFLVHYILCTLPQQYGPFKISYNTHKDKWSINELMTMCVQEEGRLLMETSDNVFMITQGKYKKQE; encoded by the exons ttatgcaacctgcgagtttttctgatatgaaatgtgacattcccgaactaaagggcgacaactataaaatatggaaagaaagaattcttcttcaattagggtggatggatattgattatgctatacggaaagacgaaccatctgctattactgaaaacagcattccggatgatgttgatctttatgaaaaatgggagcgatctaatcgactctgcgtaatgttcataaagaccaaaatctctgctggtatgcgtggttctgtcgaccagcataataatgtcaaagaattactgaaggctattgatgaacaatttcagtcttcagataaggcacttgcaagcaccctaattatggaattctcttcattaaggctcaccagtgtgagaggtgtgcgagagcacataatgaaaatgcgggacatagcggctcggctcaagacacttgaagtggaaatgtctgaaacttttcttgtgcactacattttatgcactcttccacaacaatatggacccttcaaaatttcctacaatacacataaggataaatggtcaatcaatgaattaatgaccatgtgtgttcaagaggaaggaaggcTGTTGATGGAAACAAGTGATAATGTCTTTATGATTACACAAGGAAAGTATAAGAAacaa gaataa
- the LOC140972760 gene encoding subtilisin-like protease SBT4.14 isoform X2, whose amino-acid sequence MHFLLLLIFTFTCLLPANGNVQKDFYIVFLKDHHPVTTGRSILDTHLNVLSSIKESEQDASESLVYSYTRSLNAFAAKLSEDEARKLSGMDEVVSVIPNQYRKLHTTKSWELLGLTSDSKRNLEVESDVIVGLLDTGITPQSESFKDDGLGPPPAKWKGSCKHFANFSGCNNKLIGAKYFKLDKKHNPKDILSPVDVDGHGTHTSSTLAGRLVPNANVFGLGKGTARGGVPSARVAIYKVCWANSGCADMDILAAFDAAISDGVDIISISIGGLSKRYTLDSIAVGAFYAMRKGILTVASAGNDGPMFASVANHAPWILTVAASGIGRQLRSKVVLGNGLTVSGIGVNTFEPTKNSYPLASGVDLSKNSETKELSRYCLENTMDPKKVKGKIVYCKLAAWGADSVIKSLGGIGTVIESDLFQDVAQIYMAPATMVNTTIGKQINDYMHSTKSASAVIFKSEVVEIHSPFTASFSSRGPNPGSQHLLKPDIAAPGIDILASYTPLNSLTGLKGDTQHSKFTFMSGTSMSCPHVGGAAAYVKSFHPDWSPAAIKSAIMTTATEMSSRVDKDAEFAYGSGQLNPTRARSPGLIYDLDEISYIQFLCHEGFTESELGTLLDQGPINCSKLIPANGVDALNYPTMQLPLKNDHDTTIGVFHRRVTNVGHPVSVYNVTVKAPPMVEILVKPMSLSFTRALQKRSFKVVVKVKPTPDAVFGPGSLTWRSFHHSVRSPIVISNRLVTGTASKL is encoded by the exons ATGCATTTTCTTTTACTTCTGATCTTTACCTTTACATGTCTTTTACCAGCAAATGGGAATGTGCAGAAG GACTTCTACATCGTTTTCTTGAAAGACCATCATCCAGTGACGACTGGAAGATCGATTCTTGATACACATCTTAATGTCCTCTCGTCCATAAAGGAAAG TGAACAAGATGCTTCGGAGTCTCTGGTGTATAGTTACACTAGAAGTTTAAATGCATTTGCAGCTAAACTTTCTGAAGATGAAGCCAGGAAGTTGTCCG GTATGGATGAAGTAGTTTCGGTAATTCCAAACCAATACCGGAAACTACACACCACCAAATCATGGGAATTGCTAGGACTAACCTCAGATTCGAAAAGGAACTTAGAAGTTGAGAGCGATGTCATAGTAGGCCTACTAGATACAG GAATCACCCCGCAATCTGAGAGCTTTAAGGATGATGGTCTTGGCCCTCCACCAGCAAAATGGAAAGGAAGTTGTAAACACTTTGCAAATTTTTCAGGATGTAACAA CAAACTTATTGGAGCGAAGTATTTCAAGCTAGATAAAAAACACAATCCCAAAGATATATTGTCACCTGTAGACGTAGATGGCCACGGCACACATACGTCATCAACTCTGGCAGGACGTCTCGTTCCAAATGCTAACGTTTTTGGGCTAGGAAAAGGCACCGCGCGTGGGGGGGTGCCTTCTGCTCGAGTGGCTATTTACAAAGTTTGTTGGGCGAATTCGGGATGTGCAGATATGGACATTCTGGCTGCATTTGATGCTGCTATTAGTGATGGAGTAGACATTATTTCCATCTCGATAGGAGGGCTATCAAAACGTTACACACTGGATTCTATAGCAGTTGGCGCGTTTTATGCCATGAGGAAAGGAATTCTTACTGTGGCTTCGGCTGGGAATGATGGACCGATGTTTGCCAGTGTTGCGAATCATGCTCCTTGGATCCTAACAGTGGCTGCTAGTGGGATCGGTCGACAGTTGAGGAGCAAAGTAGTACTAGGAAATGGCCTGACTGTATCA GGAATCGGGGTAAACACGTTTGAACCTACAAAAAATTCGTATCCTCTTGCGAGTGGGGTCGATTTGTCTAAGAATTCCGAAACTAAAGAACTGTCAAGGTACTGTCTCGAAAATACAATGGATCCGAAAAAGGTAAAAGGAAAGATCGTTTATTGTAAGCTAGCAGCTTGGGGTGCTGACTCTGTGATCAAAAGTTTGGGAGGGATTGGAACAGTGATCGAGAGTGACTTGTTTCAGGACGTGGCACAAATCTACATGGCTCCAGCAACTATGGTGAATACGACCATAGGGAAGCAGATCAACGACTATATGCATTCGacaaa ATCAGCATCTGCCGTTATATTCAAATCGGAGGTAGTTGAAATCCATTCTCCTTTCACGGCTTCATTTTCTTCCAGGGGTCCAAATCCTGGCTCACAACACCTTCTCAAG CCTGATATTGCTGCTCCTGGAATCGACATCCTAGCATCATACACTCCATTGAATTCGCTAACCGGATTGAAAGGTGACACCCAACACTCGAAGTTCACCTTCATGTCAGGTACCTCAATGTCCTGTCCACACGTCGGTGGTGCAGCTGCCTATGTGAAGTCGTTTCACCCTGACTGGTCCCCAGCAGCAATTAAATCTGCCATCATGACAACAG CAACAGAAATGAGTTCTAGAGTAGATAAAGATGCAGAATTCGCATATGGGTCAGGGCAGCTTAATCCCACCCGAGCAAGATCCCCTGGACTAATATACGACTTGGATGAAATCTCATACATTCAGTTTCTATGTCACGAAGGCTTCACGGAGTCAGAGTTAGGGACTTTACTCGATCAGGGACCGATAAATTGTTCAAAACTGATTCCAGCAAATGGGGTAGATGCTCTAAATTATCCCACCATGCAACTTCCATTGAAGAACGATCATGATACAACGATAGGCGTTTTCCATAGGAGGGTCACCAACGTTGGGCACCCTGTTTCTGTGTATAATGTCACAGTAAAGGCTCCACCAATGGTGGAGATACTAGTGAAACCGATGAGTCTGTCGTTCACTCGAGCGCTGCAGAAACGAAGTTTCAAAGTGGTAGTGAAAGTGAAACCGACGCCCGATGCTGTGTTTGGACCAGGTTCACTTACATGGAGAAGCTTTCATCACAGTGTGAGGAGTCCCATTGTCATTTCTAATAGACTAGTAACAGGCACTGCCTCCAAATTATGA